The genomic stretch GAGTGGACGAATAAACCACATAATCTGGACTGGTAATTCCAGTATGCTGCGAGATTCCAAGTGATCCCTGCCAAGCCTTCATTTTATTAATAACCAGGTCCCCCACTTCAACTAATTGGTAGGAAGATAAGTTTTCAGGAGTTTTATTATGATTGTCATTACGTGAGGATTTAATGACGACTCCATAATCTCGATATACAGAGAGCACCTCATGATCTGAATAACCTTGTCGCTTATTTTGCTTGAAGCATTGTTTTAATTTTATCCTGTTCCAATGCTCCGGCACCTCGCCCAACCACTCCACCCCGGAATCCTTCATTTTTACATCGGGATCCAACCCCTTGGTCACGGTATGGGAGATAACCGCCTGTCGTTTCTCCTTGAGCAGTTCGATGAGTTTTTGCTGCTTGGCGATCAGGGTGTCGATCTTTTTTGTTTCGTGGTCAAGAAAGTTGGCGATGGCGATTTGTTCGGAAATTGAAGGGGCAACAACATGTAATCTTACTAATTCTGATGCATTTATTGCTGGGTAACTAATGCCGACGGAATAAGCTACGATTGACTCTATGAAGTACCTACATCGTACAGCGTAGAAAGCAAAATTTGCATAGAAATTTCTTTGCGGCCTGATAACTGCGAAGCCTGTAGAAACAATTAAATTTTTAGGGGGTTTTTGAATTCGGGCAACAGCTTCAAGGTATGTACGAACTGTTGATATGATTATATCGCCATCTCTTACTATTCTTCTGGCTCTTGAAGGGGACTTTTTATATGGCAACGTTTCTGTTTTAGAAATACCGCTTGTCTTGTCAACGCTTGATATATCTACATATTCAATTTTATAATCAGGAGGTGTTTTTTCAGAGAGAGTTTCGTCATTATATGAGCAAGTGTATTTTAGCGGCAGCACCTCCCACCCATCAGGCACCGCCCCAAGCCACTCAACCCCGCTCTCCTTATACGCAGGATACCCCCGATACCTCATGAACAAACCTCCTGCAACAACCCCATAATCTCCCCAGACACCTTATCCAGATCCGCATCAATCTCCTCCAGCGGACGAGGCGGCACATAGCTGTAAAAATGGCGATTAAAGGGGATCTCGTAACCCACCTTGGTCTTGCTGTGATCAATCCAGGCATCCGGCAGGTGGGGCAGCACCTCACGCTGAAAATACTCGTCAATATCCTCTGTGAGCGGAATATTCTCATAATCCCTGCGCTGGGAATCAGGTTCCGGGTTACCGTTCTTCATCAGCACCACCTCAGCCTCTTCGTCATGCGCACTCAAGGCCTGCCAAATGGTCTTGAGCATGGCCGGTTTGACGGTCAAACCTGCTACCTTAAAGGCCGCTTTCATCGCCTTGATAAAGACCTCTCGATTGCGATAGAGATGGTCCTGATCCAGGCTTTGCAGGGCCTTGATTATCGCCTCCTGCTGATCCTGACCTAATTTTGTAAAGGCAGTGACCTTGGCCAAGTTCTCCAGCCGCTCCGCACTGACCTGGAAATTGAGCTGCAAGGGCCGCTCCACCGTGATCCGATGATAGCCAAACTCCCGGTTGTCAAAGATCTTACAGACCGCAGTCTCTTGAAAATCTCCAAAGATCCGGGTGATCTCCTCAATCTGCTCCGTTGCAATCTGCTTGCGCTTACTGCCCAGGCTCTTGCGCATGGGGGTGTGAAAGGCCGTGGCATTGATCAGCTGAATCTTGCCCTTGCGCTGTCCTGTTTTCTGATTGGTTACAATCCAGATATAGGTGGCAATGCCGGTGTTGTAAAACATGTCTGTGGGCAGGGCCACAATGGCCTCCAGCCAGTCGTTTTCAATAACCCAGCGCCGGATCTCGGATTCACCGCTGCCTGCCCCGCCGGTAAACAGGGGCGAGCCGTTGAGAACAATGGCCAGCCGGGAGACGCTGTCGTCGGTATTGAACTTGGCAATCATATGCTGAAGAAAGAGGAGGGAGCCATCAGAAACCCGAGGCAGACCAGCCCCGAAACGACCGCTGTAGCCCTGGGAATCCGCCTCATCCTTGATAAGACCCTGGACCTTTTTCCAATCAACCCCAAAGGGCGGATTAGAGAGCATATAGTCAAAACGCTGCTCAGCCAACCCGTCCTGGGTAAAGGAGTTGCCCGGCAGGATATTGCGGGCGTTCTGGCCCTTGATGATCATATCAGACTTGCAGGTGGCATAGGATTCATCGTTGAGTTCCTGACCATAGACCTCCAGATGGGCGTCAGGGTTTAGCTCCCGCAGATACTCTTCTGCCACCGATAGCATGCCGCCGGTGCCGCAGGCCGGGTCGTAGAGTTTGCGGATAATACCCGGTCGGGTCAGGACATCACTGTCCTCCTGAAAGATCAGGTTGACCATGAGCCGAATCGCCTCCCTGGGGGTGAAATGCTCGCCAGCAGTCTCGTTGGACTGCTCAGAAAAACGGCGGATCAGCTCTTCAAAGATATAGCCCATCTGCAAATTACTGACCTGATCCGGGTGAAGATCGGTCTGGGCAAAGCGGCTCACCACCAGGTAGAGGAGATTGTCCTTGTCCAGGCGGGTGATCTGCTCAGGCAGTTTAAAGCAGTCAAGAAAGATCTCCCGGGCATCTCCACTGAAATTATTGATGAGATTATTGAGATTGGCCCCGATATTATCCGGATCATCCAGCAGCTTGTCAAAGGTGAAGGCAGAGGTGTTGTGGAAGTTATGGCCTGAGGCCATATTGAGCATGGTCTCCCGCATAACCTCGTCCACCTCCGCAGACAGGTTGGCCTGCTGTTCCATGACCGCGTCCTTGCTCGGTTCCAGGACACAGTCCAACCTGCGCAAAACCGTAAAGGGCAGGATCACCCGCCCGTATTCCGACTGCTTAAAGCTGCCCCGCAGGATCTCTGCGATGCTCCAGATAAAGCTGATGCTTTCGTTGAAATTTTTCATGTATTATTCAAGAGGTACGAACCGTAGCTGGCAGGTTGTATTCATCTGATATTTTTTTAAGAGAACAGGCTGTCCAACAACAGGAACGTGCTGGAGAGTCAGCTCAGCTGCAACTGCTTGGTATTTTTAGCACAGCAAAAAGGCTGCTGCAAGCTATTCAGTGGAAACGATTGCTGGTCAGACTACTGGTCAGCAAAGGGGGGGGGCTGGGAAAATTTACATGACAACTTCTGATTTTGAAGATGGCCCAGGAAGGCGGCAAAAAGATTACCGGATATTCTGCCGTGATCAGCACTGGCTGCGGCCATTGCGTAGACGATGCCATCAATGAATTCGTGTTTTACTTCGCTGACGAGTTCACTACTCAGATATTCATATTCACTGATTTTTTGTTGCTGATAGAATGACATGTTTTTTCGACTTTTTTTAATGGCATGAAGATATTAACCAATTATCTCATTTTTGACAGTTCATCATCAGATGATAAGTTTTATTTTTAAATAAGCTTGAGATCAAACCGAAAATCAATCGAGTCTGACCCTATTTTGCTATTGATTTGCTTCACTTCGGCCTCTGATTTTGGCCTGTGATACCGCTATGAATACTTTTTATTGACTTTGTCAATTCAACATGTATCTTTGGTAGATCGAAATCGTTAATCATGGTATTACCCCGATTTACTACGATTAACTGTTATCTTGAACAACACTCTGGAAGGGCACCATCAAAAATTCAAAGGAGGAGAATTATGAAAAACAAACAAATGCATTCTTGGCGGGTTGCTTTAACCGCTGTCATGCTGTTGGCCCTGCTGCCGTTAAGCACAATAGCGGCAGAGCCGTATCTGGTCAAGGATATCAATCTGTTTTCACAAAGCTCCATGCCTTCTCAAGGGGTTGCTCTGGGCAATATTTATTACTTTACCGCCTCTGACGAAATTCACGGTCGTGAGTTGTGGAAGAGCGACGGTACTGAGGAGGGAACCGTCATGGTAAAAGACATTTACGAGGGCTCAAGCGGCTCGAATCCCAACCATCTGACCGTTATGGACGGGCTGCTCTATTTCAGCGCCAATGACGGAATACACGGCGAGGAGCTGTGGAAGAGCGACGGGACAGAGGAGGGAACCGTCATGGTAAAAGAAACTTACGAGGGTTCAGTCGGCTCGATTTTCTACGATCTGACTGTTATGGACGGGCTGCTCTATTTCGCAACCACTGACTACAATAGTAGTGCGCTGTGGAAGAGCGACGGTACTGAGGAGGGAACCGTCATGGTGACTTACTACTACATGTATCTAGACAATCTGACCGCTATGGACGGGCTCCTCTATTTCACAACATCTTTCGAAGAAAGTGGAGATTATCTGTGGAAGAGCGACGGTACTGAGGAGGGAACCGTTATGGTAAAAACTATTAATTCTCTAAAAGAGTATCCGGCCTATTCCCCAAGATATCTGACAGCTGTGGACGGGCTGCTCTATTTCAGCGCCAATGACGAAACTAACGGCGAGGAGCTATGGAAGAGCGACGGTACTGAGGAGGGAACCGTCATGGTAAAAGACATTAACGTAGGCTCAAGCGGCTCGAACCCCAACCATCTGACCGTTATGGACGGGCTCCTCTATTTCACGGCCTATGACGGAACCAGCGGCACTGAGCTGTGGAAGAGCGACGGTACTGAGGAGGGGACCGTCATGGTAAAAGACATTAACGTGGGCTCAAGCAGCTCGGACTCAAGTTTTCTGATCGCTATGGGCGGGGTGCTCTATTTCGTGGCCGATGACGGGACCAACGGAAAAGAGCTGTGGAAAAGCGACGGTACTGAGGAGGGGACCGTCATGGTAAAAGACATTAACGCGGGCTCAAGCAGCTCGGACCCAAGTTTTCTGACCGCTATGGGCGGAGTGCTCTATTTTATGGCCTCTAACGGAACCAATGAGCTGTGGAAGAGCGATGGTACAAGTGCGGGAACCGTCATGGTCAAAGACATTAACGGGTACTTAAAAAAGTCGGCCCCCTACAATCTAACCGTTGTGGACGGGACCCTCTATTTCAGCGCCTATGACTACATTCACGGCATGGAGCCGTGGAAGAGTGACGGTACTGAGAAGGGAACCGTCATGATAAAAGACATTTACGTGGACATAAGCAAAAGTAACTCGGCCCCACGCACTCTGACCACTGTGGACGGACTGCTCTATTTCAGCGCCAATGACGGAGCCCACGGCGAGGAGCTGTGGAAGAGCGACGGGACTGAAGCGGGAACCGTCATGGTAAAGGATATTTACTCGGGCTCAAGCAGCTCGATCCCCGTCTACTCTGGCTATCATATGACCGCAGTGGACAAGCTACTCTATTTCAGGGCCAATAATGAAACCCACGGTCGTGAGTTGTGGAAGAGCGACGGGACAGAGGCTGGAACTGTAATGGTAAAAGATATTTACGCGGGATCAAGCGGATCGGTCTCCTACTCTGATATGACGGCTGTGGACGGGGTGCTCTATTTCAATGCCGATGACGGAATCCACGGCGAGGAGCTGTGGAAGAGTGACGGTACAGAGGCTGGAACTGTAATGATCAAAGACATTAACACGGGCTTAAGCAAGTCGTCCCCCTCCAATCTAACCGCTGTGGACGGGCTCCTCTATTTCAGAGCCGATGACGGAATCCATGGCCTTGAGCTGTG from Candidatus Electrothrix communis encodes the following:
- a CDS encoding restriction endonuclease subunit S, producing MRYRGYPAYKESGVEWLGAVPDGWEVLPLKYTCSYNDETLSEKTPPDYKIEYVDISSVDKTSGISKTETLPYKKSPSRARRIVRDGDIIISTVRTYLEAVARIQKPPKNLIVSTGFAVIRPQRNFYANFAFYAVRCRYFIESIVAYSVGISYPAINASELVRLHVVAPSISEQIAIANFLDHETKKIDTLIAKQQKLIELLKEKRQAVISHTVTKGLDPDVKMKDSGVEWLGEVPEHWNRIKLKQCFKQNKRQGYSDHEVLSVYRDYGVVIKSSRNDNHNKTPENLSSYQLVEVGDLVINKMKAWQGSLGISQHTGITSPDYVVYSSTHKEYDRFFHYLLRNQNMPDVYKMISNGIRPSQWRIEPEKFEQLFFFMPSTIEQQEIVQHISNQTTKLDALVEKSKHAITLLQERRTALISAAVTGKIDVRNPD
- a CDS encoding class I SAM-dependent DNA methyltransferase; amino-acid sequence: MKNFNESISFIWSIAEILRGSFKQSEYGRVILPFTVLRRLDCVLEPSKDAVMEQQANLSAEVDEVMRETMLNMASGHNFHNTSAFTFDKLLDDPDNIGANLNNLINNFSGDAREIFLDCFKLPEQITRLDKDNLLYLVVSRFAQTDLHPDQVSNLQMGYIFEELIRRFSEQSNETAGEHFTPREAIRLMVNLIFQEDSDVLTRPGIIRKLYDPACGTGGMLSVAEEYLRELNPDAHLEVYGQELNDESYATCKSDMIIKGQNARNILPGNSFTQDGLAEQRFDYMLSNPPFGVDWKKVQGLIKDEADSQGYSGRFGAGLPRVSDGSLLFLQHMIAKFNTDDSVSRLAIVLNGSPLFTGGAGSGESEIRRWVIENDWLEAIVALPTDMFYNTGIATYIWIVTNQKTGQRKGKIQLINATAFHTPMRKSLGSKRKQIATEQIEEITRIFGDFQETAVCKIFDNREFGYHRITVERPLQLNFQVSAERLENLAKVTAFTKLGQDQQEAIIKALQSLDQDHLYRNREVFIKAMKAAFKVAGLTVKPAMLKTIWQALSAHDEEAEVVLMKNGNPEPDSQRRDYENIPLTEDIDEYFQREVLPHLPDAWIDHSKTKVGYEIPFNRHFYSYVPPRPLEEIDADLDKVSGEIMGLLQEVCS
- a CDS encoding Uma2 family endonuclease, which encodes MSFYQQQKISEYEYLSSELVSEVKHEFIDGIVYAMAAASADHGRISGNLFAAFLGHLQNQKLSCKFSQPPPFADQ